Genomic segment of Catenibacterium mitsuokai:
AAGGTAGATGGAAATATGTATACTCTTGATGAAGACATTACTCTAGAAAAAAATAAAAAGCATACCATCGATGTCATTGTCGATCGTATTAAGAAAAAAGAAGGCTATCGTACACGTCTCATTGAATCCTTAGAAACAGCTTTAAAACTAACCGATGGTGAAGCTATTGTAGAGAATTTGACTCAGGGTACAGAAAAGCTTTTCTCTTCTAACTATGCTTGTCCTATTTGTGGCTTCTCTGTTCCTAAGCTAGAACCACGTTTGTTCTCTTTTAATAACCCATTAGGTGCTTGTCCTGATTGTAAAGGTTTAGGTATTAAAGAAGAAGTGGATCTAGACTTATTAGTACCTGACTGGAACTTGAGTATTAATGAGGGTGGTATACGTTATTTCAAAACAGCAGTAGGGACTGATCGTATTGAATGGCAGCGTTTCTTAAAACTATGTGAGTATTATCATATTGATTTAGATAAGCCTTTAAAGGATTTTGATGAAGAAGAAAGAGATATTATCTTTACTGGTTCTCATGAACCTATTACTTATACAATTGTCTCTTCTTCGGGTAATGTTTCTCGTACAACAAACTATATTGAAGGTGTCGTTACACTTATTCAAAGACGTTATGAAGAAACATCTTCTAAATGGTCTAAAGAATGGTATGCGTCATTTATGGCTGAACATACCTGTCCTACATGTCATGGTGCAAGATTGAATGAAATGGTTTTAAGTGTACAAGTTGGTGGGTTGAATATTATTGAATTCACTAATCTTTCTATTGAGAAAGCTTTAGAATTTGTGGAAAATCTTAAACTATCAGAAATGGAAGAAAAGATTGCCCATTTAATCTTAAAAGAAATTCATGACAGACTTACATTCTTGAATGAAGTAGGATTAGGCTATTTAACACTTTCTAGACGTGCAGGAGGCCTGTCTGGTGGTGAAGCTCAGCGTATTCGTCTAGCAACTCAAATTGGTTCACGCTTAACAGGTGTTCTTTATGTATTAGATGAACCTTCTATTGGACTTCATCAAAGAGACAATGAGAAACTCATTCATACACTACAGGAAATGCGTGATCTAGGAAATAGTGTGCTTGTCGTAGAACATGATGAAGATACAATGCGTGCTTCTGATTATATTGTGGATATTGGTCCTGGTGCAGGTATTCATGGTGGACAGGTGATTGCCTATGGTACACCTGAAGAAGTAGCGGCCAATGAAAATTCTATTACTGGTGATTATTTATCGGGCAGAAAGAAGATTGATGTACCAAAAACAAGACATAAAGGAAATGGTCTTTATCTAGAAGTACGTGGTGCTAAGGAACATAACCTGAAGAATATTAATGTGAAATTTCCGCTTGGTAAGTTTATTGCGGTAACAGGTGTATCTGGTTCAGGTAAATCTACATTAGTGAATGATATTTTATGTAAAGCACTACGTGCTAAGGTTTATCGTTCACGTGAATTACCAGGTAAACATAAAGAAATACGTGGTATAGAGAATATTGATAAAGTTATTGAAGTATCACAGGAACCAATTGGTCGTACACCACGTTCTAATCCTGTGACTTATACAGGTGTCTTTGATGATATTCGTGATTTATTTGCGAAAACACCAGAAGCTAAAATACGTGGATATGATAAAGGACGTTTCTCATTTAATGTGAAGGGTGGACGTTGTGAAGCATGTCAAGGAGATGGTGTAAAACGTATCTCTATGAACTTCCTTCCAGATGTTTATGTACCTTGTGAAGAATGTCATGGACATCGTTATAATGAAGAAACATTACAGGTGACTTATAAGGATAAGAACATCTATGATGTATTAGAAATGACTGTAGAAGAATCACTTACTTTCTTTGAAAATCTTCCTCGTATTTATACTAAACTTAAAGCACTTTATGATGTGGGTCTTGGTTATATTAAACTTGGCCAAAGTGCGACAACACTTTCTGGTGGTGAAGCACAAAGAGTGAAGCTTGCATCTGAGTTACAAAAACGTTCAACAGGTAAAACACTCTATATTCTTGATGAACCAACAACAGGGTTACATAGTGATGATGTGAATAGATTGATTGGTGTATTACAGAAGATTGTGGATAATGGTGATACAGTCTTAGTTATTGAACATAATTTAGATGTGATTAAGGTTGCAGATCACATCATCGATTTAGGATTGGAAGGCGGCGACAATGGTGGTACAATAGTCGTGGAAGGCACCCCTGAAAAGGTGGCAAAGTGTGAAAAGAGCCATACAGGACGCTTTCTTAAGAACCTATTGTAAGGAGGTATTTTATGGGAAAGTCCGTAAAACTAAAAGACTTGATGAATAATCCAGCCTATAAACGTGTATCTGGAGATGAAGAATCTTTAGAAAGAGAAGTATTTGTCGCAGAAATCAATCGTCCTGGATTTGAGCTTGCAGGTTTCTTTAAACATAGTGATTTTAGAAGAATTATTCTATTAGGTGATAAAGAAAATATATTTATTAGAGAAATGACAAAAGAGAGTCAGCTAGCATGCTTCTCTAAACTTGTGAATGACGAAACACCTTGTATTATTATTGCGAAGGGATATGAAGCACCAGAGATTCTAAAAAATATTGCATGTAAGAGAAACTTCCCAATCTTTGAAACAGAAATGGCAACAGGAAGAGTATCTATTAACTTAATGGGTAAGTTAGACGAACTCTTAGCACCAGAAACACAGATTCATGGTGTATTCTTAAATATTTATGGTAAAGGTGTCATTATCAAAGGGGATAGTGGTATTGGTAAATCCGAAATCGCCCTTGAACTTATTAAGAGAGGACATCAGCTGATTGCGGATGATGCCGTAGAACTTTACCATATTGGTCAGTCTATTATTGGGAAAGCACCGACTGTCTTAAAGAACTTACTAGAAATCCGTGGTATTGGTGTTATTGATGCCTCTAAGATGTTTGGGGCTGCCAGTGTTCTTCCAAAAGAAAAGGTAGACCTTATTATTCAGTTAGAAAGATGGTTACCATCTCGTGAATATAGACGTATTGGAGTAGAAGAAGATGATGTAACTGAAGATATTCTTTCAGTTCCTATTCCTAAGATCGTTGTACCAGTGACTGGCGGACGTTCTATGTCAGTTATTATTGAAGCAGCTGTTATGAATATGCAGCTTAAGGATTCTGGATTTGATTCAAGTAAAGAATTCGTGAATAGAATCCTTGAAAACATTAAAAGTAAGCAGGTGTAAGTTATGCAATTCTTTCCAGAATATAATATATTTCTTAAAATCGGTGGTCTGCAGATTCATATGTATGCAGTATGTATCATTATTGGTGCATTTATTGCCTATCTGCTAGGTCAGTATAATTTTAAGAAATTAGGCTATAGTTCTGAAATTTTATCCGATTACTTCTTTGGAGTACTCATGACAGGGATCATTGGTGCCCGTATCTGGTATGTCATCTTCATGTGGAAAGAACTCTATGCATCTCATCCTGAAGAAATTATTGCGATATGGCATGGTGGACTTGCGATACAGGGTGGAATCATAGCTGCGCTCATTTATAGCTATTACTTTTTTAAAAAGAAGGATATCCCTTTCTTTGTGGCAGGAGATGCAATTATGCCAGGTGTATTGATTGCGCAGGCT
This window contains:
- the uvrA gene encoding excinuclease ABC subunit UvrA, whose product is MKQDVIAVRGARVNNLKNVNIDIPKNKLVIMTGLSGSGKTSLAFDTIYAEGQRRYVESLNSYARQFLGGMEKPDVDSIEGLSPAIAIDQKTTSNNPRSTVGTVTEIYDYLRLLYARVGHAYCPHHGIKIEAQTLKQMGDIVDTYDDGDKLQILARMAMNQKGTHKDLFDKLRKEGYVRVKVDGNMYTLDEDITLEKNKKHTIDVIVDRIKKKEGYRTRLIESLETALKLTDGEAIVENLTQGTEKLFSSNYACPICGFSVPKLEPRLFSFNNPLGACPDCKGLGIKEEVDLDLLVPDWNLSINEGGIRYFKTAVGTDRIEWQRFLKLCEYYHIDLDKPLKDFDEEERDIIFTGSHEPITYTIVSSSGNVSRTTNYIEGVVTLIQRRYEETSSKWSKEWYASFMAEHTCPTCHGARLNEMVLSVQVGGLNIIEFTNLSIEKALEFVENLKLSEMEEKIAHLILKEIHDRLTFLNEVGLGYLTLSRRAGGLSGGEAQRIRLATQIGSRLTGVLYVLDEPSIGLHQRDNEKLIHTLQEMRDLGNSVLVVEHDEDTMRASDYIVDIGPGAGIHGGQVIAYGTPEEVAANENSITGDYLSGRKKIDVPKTRHKGNGLYLEVRGAKEHNLKNINVKFPLGKFIAVTGVSGSGKSTLVNDILCKALRAKVYRSRELPGKHKEIRGIENIDKVIEVSQEPIGRTPRSNPVTYTGVFDDIRDLFAKTPEAKIRGYDKGRFSFNVKGGRCEACQGDGVKRISMNFLPDVYVPCEECHGHRYNEETLQVTYKDKNIYDVLEMTVEESLTFFENLPRIYTKLKALYDVGLGYIKLGQSATTLSGGEAQRVKLASELQKRSTGKTLYILDEPTTGLHSDDVNRLIGVLQKIVDNGDTVLVIEHNLDVIKVADHIIDLGLEGGDNGGTIVVEGTPEKVAKCEKSHTGRFLKNLL
- the hprK gene encoding HPr(Ser) kinase/phosphatase — its product is MGKSVKLKDLMNNPAYKRVSGDEESLEREVFVAEINRPGFELAGFFKHSDFRRIILLGDKENIFIREMTKESQLACFSKLVNDETPCIIIAKGYEAPEILKNIACKRNFPIFETEMATGRVSINLMGKLDELLAPETQIHGVFLNIYGKGVIIKGDSGIGKSEIALELIKRGHQLIADDAVELYHIGQSIIGKAPTVLKNLLEIRGIGVIDASKMFGAASVLPKEKVDLIIQLERWLPSREYRRIGVEEDDVTEDILSVPIPKIVVPVTGGRSMSVIIEAAVMNMQLKDSGFDSSKEFVNRILENIKSKQV
- the lgt gene encoding prolipoprotein diacylglyceryl transferase gives rise to the protein MQFFPEYNIFLKIGGLQIHMYAVCIIIGAFIAYLLGQYNFKKLGYSSEILSDYFFGVLMTGIIGARIWYVIFMWKELYASHPEEIIAIWHGGLAIQGGIIAALIYSYYFFKKKDIPFFVAGDAIMPGVLIAQACGRWGNFFNHEAFGSAVSLNFLKLLHLPQFIINNMYIEGAYHHPTFLYESVGNLIVFLVIILVVKKKAQCTGEQFFSYFIGYGIVRFFVEGLRTDSLMLGPIRMAQLTSIVFIIAGVAGIYYLRNYQKRKN